The genomic window TAGCACATTTATTATGCCACAGGCTGGGAGGTAGTATGTTTCTGTGTCCTGCTGTGATACACTGTTTGAGGATGCTACAATAAAAATACATGTTTTTAATGGTGAGTGTCGCTGGAAATTCTTTCTTtttacaatatctacaatatacTCTATAATGGGATAGAATATCAACATTACAtcataaaaattataattttaatcCTGCATAATTGTACTACAATGCTCCCAAATACAGTTATAcagatattttttatataaattttttcctgctttctcCCCAGGTATGAATAATTCTTGATTAGTTAGAAAAGAATCCATATCTATAAAGCTTTTATTgagttcataatggaagtcataCTAAATCTCCATACATTTGTATTACTAAAGATACTATATTTGCTTACACTTATGACATTTCCTTGCCAAATGGCTAAACAGAAAGCACTACCTGGAACGAAATCACCCTTAGTGGCTATATGGAATGCACCAACTGAGCTCTGTATGAGAAAATACAGAATCCCTATAGATCTCAGTTTATTTGAGATTTTAGGAAGCACACTTCCAACAGCCACAAACCAAAACATTACTTTATTCTATACTGATAGGCTAGGCTACTATCCTTACATAGATCCTGTCACTGGTATCAATTACAATGGTGGTATTCCTCAATTGAACAATATAGAGCAACACTTAAAAAAAGCCAGGAAGGATATTCTTCATTATTTATCTTCAGCAACACAGAAAGGACTTGCCGTTATTGACTGGGAAGACTGGAGACCAACATGGATAAGAAACTGGGCTCCTAAAGCTATCTACAAGAAACATTCTATGGACCTTGCTAAGCAAAAAGACTTGGCACTTGTTGAGCGGAATGTGGAATTCGTAGCCAGGCTACAGTTTGAGTCAGCAGCAAAAAGCTTTATGCTAAATACCCTTAGGCTTGGAAAACAACTAAGACCAAATTACCTCTGGGGGTTCTATCTGTTTCCTAATTGTTATAATTATGATTATAAGCAGAATTCCCATGAGTACTCTGGACAATGCCCACATATTGAAATGTTAAGAAATGATAAACTGAGGTGGTTATGGAAAGAAAGTACAGCACTGTTTCCAAACATGTACCTGGAGACATCATTGAAGTCCTCAACACTTGGTGCCCTCTATACACGTCATCGTATCCAAGAAGCAAAAAGAGTATCTACACTCTCAAAGATGGATCACTCCCTTCCAATATACATGTATAGCCGTCCCGTGTTTACAGATCAACCTGATAAATATCTAACACTGGTAAGAAATACACATTGTGGAAAAGAATTCTAAAtaattatttcacttttttttttttctatctacaatATATGGCATACAAATGTTTAAAGCATATTTAGAATAGCTAGGTACTGTTAAGGAGGTTTAGAACTTCACAACATTGAATTTGTCCTGTACATTTCATATCTGTTTTTACATACACCCTTCATTAATATTCATCCAGCGCTCTGTGGTGATTAGCAGCCAGAGTAATGCCACTGTAGAGTGCTGCCTCAATGTTCATGAAGAGAGGTGGGTGAATCAGTGCATCGAGAGCTGTAGTCAAACCAGCTcattaatatattaataaaacacaGGATTGCAgaaaaacagcgctgaggataaaggtaagagaacCGCCTTCTCCCTCTGCTTCTTCTGCTGTTTGGGAGTGTGACACATAAGCGAAGCGCATGGATTGCTGGATACATTGGAgcatactgttaaaggggttgtccagtactTTTCATTAagctagcattgcattgactgctGTGGGTGTTATATGttctatatatattttcattatttatttctagctCCTCCTATGTTCttaggctcagtcacatgaccactctgtttGTGATTTCTTCCTGTTGTCACATTCAATATCTATATCCTATTCCTTCCACCGAACATGATCGGAggtggagtcatcaggtgggtggagcAGGTTTCCCTCTCATGGGCTGTACCAAAAAAGGAAGCATGACATGGAGGATAGAATGGGCTGATAGCTACCTTGTTGGAGTCTAAAGCTACAAGACAACAAGGCTAACCACTGTGCCACCCACAGTGGTAGCTATCAGCCCTACAGCTTCTAGTGAGCTCCAATATAGCTCCGCCTATAGGGGCAGGCCTAAAATCAATGTTGAATTCCAGCCAGTCCATGGGAGGGACACCTGCCTCCACCTGTGATCATTTTCAGTGGGAGGAACATGTGAATGAGCCTGAGAACACGAGAGAAGCTAGAAATGAATAATGAAattgtatatagaacatacaacacccacagaagtcaatgcaatgctagtttattcttttactttaaagcgtaactgtcatttcagggttatttttctgaaaacattaaatatcaacagtacaagcggttttaagaaactctgtaatcggTTTTAtaaactaaaagagtttccttctgtactaaaaaaaagcaatctcccagcctcccccctcacatcaaatgaagcaggatttctgtctccattatgtggctatggagaggggaggggctgttaggagtcaCTGAGCACGGAgaatttctgcaaagcacaacaccctgcaatcttctctcagtaagttcatagataagcactgacctttctgaaacctgaatccagcgtcttcggtgcccagagagtctacaaacagctgaccttcatgtcacctcttcctgctccctcatctccctcagcccctccccccttcataggcttacaatggagagagcagaacccatcttcactggcttctctgtaatgaagacgtgtttgcctgataatgcacagataagaagtcagggggggaggctgggagattgcttcttgagtacagaaggaggcttttttggctgatgaaacctattacagagtttcttaaaatcgcttatactactgatttctgcaataaaaaaaaacatgacagttacgctttaagttcaaGACTACTTACATTATTTTTAAGACCTTTTAACAACAGCAAAACacactttttaattttattttattttagactGACCATTAGGATTACTTTCCTTTTTGCATTTCCAGCTTGATCTTGTGAACACAATTGGTGAAAGTGCAGCTTTGGGAGTCAATGGATTCATAGTATGGGGCAGTGTGAACCTCACACAAAGTATGGTATGTAGGTTAtagtcttaataaaaaaaaaactaatttcacAGAATAAATAGTTTTGTTATGACGTAGTAAATAAAATGCTGTTAAACTAAATCAGTTATGGGTCACACAATTTGACCACCAATTTACTGTAATGCTGGATGACCAGGTTATATCACATatgtgttttaaagggaacctgtgacatAGGACAGATGATCTGATCTACCAACATCATGTTGTAGAGCAGATTGGAGTTGAGTAGACTGATATATATCTTTCAGAAGCGTAACTTGGGCCACATTTGGGTTCACGCTACGGAATCTGCGCTTGAATCTGCGCTGGTaagttctggcagattctgtcacTTGTACCCGTCCGGGGCGACTCGGctctccaccggctccatagacaccaatcTATGGCTAGGCGGATTCTGAATTTTtcagaaagaattgacatgtcacttcatcagatggaatgcggaatccggctggccatagaatggtgtctatggaatgGGCGGATATGTGTGCTGCCGTGAACGGGTACAAGCGACAGAATCCGCTGGAATTTATCTGCACGCATTCCCTTGTGTGAACTCACCCATATAGTGGGGGTCATGCACCTATAATATGCATGACCACTTTTTATGGTACAGAAGCAGAGAATTAAGCAATAGACTGATGTATCTGCTCCTGTATGTATATTTTATGGTACACTATGCTAATGGACACAATGAAATATGTGTACAGAAACAGTTACCAACCTTGATTGGCGCTCTGGGTTATTGTTGAATGCCAGCATTCCAGCACCAAAGTCAAAATAGTTTTTTAAACACATCCTGTGTACTCTCCCAACCTGTGCCGCGTACCCCCTGTGGTGTGCACACCACaggttgagaagcactggtttaggtCATAGGATGGTTTATTGGATTTGCTTTTAAAACTCTGGTGGTCTATGGAAAAggaattaaagggtttatccagcgtaaatctttttctttcaagtcaactggtttcagaaagttatatagatttgtaatttacttctatttaacaatcttaTGTGTTCccatatgtatcagctgctgtttgtcctgcagaaagtggtgccttctctccagtcagacagtgctctctgctgccatctctggccaagacaggagctatccagagcaggagaagttttctatggggatttgctgctgctctggacagttcctgtctcagacagatatgtcagaagagagcactgtgtcagactgagaagaaaacaaaatttcttgcaggacatacagcagctgagaattatgggaagacttgagatttttaaaggtgtactctgggccagctgtataatccgtatctggccggggagggtgtggaaatagaaggctccggtgaattacctccccagttccagtgccgtctcccggatcgcgccgccccgtactCCCGACCCACGGCCACTTCCtggactgagctgcggcttgagacgtgacgtctcaaggcagctcagccattcagcggtcgtagcggagtcccgcctttgccgctaaatggctgagctgccttgagacatcacatctcaagccacagctcagtccaagcggccgcgggacgggagtacgGGGCAGTGCGATCCGGGAAacggcgctggaactggggaggtaagtcatcggagccttctatttccacaccctccccggccagatacggattatacagctggcccggagcacccctttaaatagaagtaaaatacaaatctatataactttctgaaaacagttgatttgaaagaaaaagattttcgctggataacccctttaaagtgactctgtacacacaatctgaccccccaaacctctcgtaccttcagatagctgcttttaatccaagatctgtcctggtgtccgtttggcaggtgatgcagttattgtcctaagaaacaacttttaaacttgcagccccatgcccaacgggagtatctgtgccctaactttgcactacccctccgtccctcctccccaccctctccatcattaggaatgccactgaaacattttctccatgctgaacattgcacaggtgtcttaacgatccagcccatgtgccgggctgacacaggtggggaataggagacaatctgcctggagcattcctaatgatgaagagggtggggagaagggacagagagtgccagcctaatgcatacacaatctaggccacgtccgttgggcacagggctgaccgtttttaaaagttgttttttaggacaataactacatcacctgccaaacggaaccccaggaaagatcttggattaaaagcagctatccgaaggtacaagcggtttggtggaaggggggggggggtctgatagtgggcacagagtcactttaactccaGTATTTCTAGTGGTCTAGAGCAGTGGTAGAGTAAGTGTTTTATACTTTGGCTCCAGTTATGTCTAAGTGaacatatttattttataagcATTTTATATTTGTGATAAAAATTCATCAGATTCTTCTCTattttgtacttttatttttttagaatgtGTGTATGGACTTAAATGCTTTCATCATCAATACGCTGAATCCATACATCATTAATGTTACATTATCAACTAAATTGTGTAGTGCAGTACTTTGCCAAAATAATGGAATATGCTTCCGCAAGGAGTGGAACAAAAACACTTAccttcacttaaatggaacaaaCATTTCAATAAAACGATATAGAAGCAGTTATAAGGTGAGTGGAAGTCCAACTTTTGAAGATCTAAAATATTACACTGAAAACTTTGAATGTCATTGTTATGCTGGGCACAAATGTAAGGAGCCTTTAAATCTGCGTAGAATTGAACCCTTGAATGTATGCATGGCACAAAATATTTGCCTAAAGCTTAATAAAGTATTATTTTAGGATTTAATTTTGAAGTATAGCAATAACACTTTAAATTACATCACAGAGTTAAGTACTATTtacaaataaattatttttgtatagtatatagatgctGAAATTCATTTTACCACAAAccattttatatgtatatttcttCTTATGTGAAATTAATGTTTACTTATATATTATTGTGATATatgtcatatatacacacagcaattTTCTGAACACACTACTGTGGATGCATATTGCATCCTCGTCTTATCATACAGGGAATTGGCAAGGTGCTAAGAGACATATTTccactgatctgatattgatgtCTTATTAAAAGGGTAGGTCATCAACTTCTAAAGCTAAATTAACTTctctgttgtctttcaacatagaAACTACAACATTGAACAACAAGAAAACAACCAAGTTTACTGCAGTACTAACTTAGCTTACTATAAAGACTCCAAAAACAAGATTGCTAGACCAGAATCTAGGTAACTGCATGAATACTGTAATCAAACTAAGATCACTCAATACATACAGTGACAGAACTTTGCTTAAAATAACAAAGTCAAGTTTACTTAATAGAAAAAAGAACCAAGATTACTTCATAGACATAGAACAAAAACCAGTGCAGTGTTACTATAAAGATCTGGAAGCAGAACAAAGCTCAATCATATGGTAATAGAACCAAGCTTACTGTATTGATCTAATAACAGAGGAAAGTTCAGTCCCATGGGAAAGAGTAACACAAAATGTACATGGTACGTTAAACTGTCCCAAAAATTGCCATTTATGTTTTAATCTTATagtatggcatttcataaaattccattgactcaCAGCTTACATATAACTTCAgagtttttgctaaaaaaaacaaaacaaaactccattgtattttttaaagggcatttttgcaaaaagtttacccagtgtgaaaccagcctcacTTCTATAAATTTTCAGAAAGTTTTGTGTCAGAGGTACTGATGTTTTATACTGACCTATTTTGGCATTGTGCTGTGTAAAAGTGCCCTGTATAGTATGCTGTATTTATAGCAGTGGTCATGTTGTGTTTTTAAAATACTTTAAATGTCCATGATGCCTGAATATATTATTGTTTCCCACTCTGTTGGTTATTGGGGAcagatttttttcattatttttaataAACCTATGTATGTATATTTTGTAGTATACTATTTATTTAAATGTGGTATTGtccattgtataatttaataacaTATTTTGTCACAATATCAAAGTAAAACAATTTGTTTTAATGTTCATTGATTACTGGAGCATTCTTCATTATTAATTCCTTAACACTAATGCCACTAAAATAAACCTATATTTTTATGCATTCAGTgagttattttttttgtaattatccAAAGGTTAAGCCAATTGATTGTAGAAACATCAAAAGCCACACAAGTTGTTTGCATGTGGGAACCTGCCCTATTTATTCTTCTTGCCCATCTCAGGTGCTCCAGAGATGGGCAAAAAATGAAGTGACCTGTTTAATCTCCAGTATTACAGAATATTGTCACacaagcaggggcatagctaggatttacagggccccccatagcaaaaaaaactgtaagcccccctcccccctgccctaTGCAAAACATAAAGAACTATATGTTCTATCAGTGATgaggccaaaaaaataaaatctcttgtggccagaggcagtcacaagagtgactggcagagagtagagccaatggctgcttgctctgtctgtccactgtatttaactataagggtctattaggagcccttatggttacatACATAGGTGCGATGACCCAATGTTtaaaagacaaggagatatctgcttaactgctggtgcactgataacccctgacctctgcacaatttcctacttgattgtggcaggcagccagagaacagaggtcagagattatcagagcagtgaagctgagatctttgtcttctgcttgttaaccctttttttgtgttgcagcatgtaagtaaacactgggtcacttacacactgcagtacataaggggttaagcagaaggaaacAGGACAATCTtatcttctcccccgggcccctctgctgcatgggctccatagcaactgcctacccttcATCTATGGTAGCTGCGCCACTGCACACAAGTTGTGTTCAGACTGCCTTGCCCTTTATTAGCATAGGGAAATAAGCCAGCcatcagttagggccctattacacaaaacaattatcggccctACTCGGCTGATAACTGGCCATTCCGGACGATAATCGtattgtgtaatagctcatgttgaaaggcagcGATCAGTTGACATTCTCAATTTTGCCAATCATTGTCTATCAGCATGTTCTAAATACACGATGAtgatagtgacggtctgctggctgttgctccgtgtaataggagctgtggcagcagaccgctgctctcTTTTCTCTGGGCCAcccagacgatctaaagatcttccagccccccccccccccccttccctgctcgaTGTCTGTTAATGTTATAGCACAGATAGCGAaatgggaacaaggagcaagcaaacgCTGACTTGACACGtaggcgcttgcttgctccttaacATTGGGctatgttatagggcccttacactgtcaGCTTCTCCAACAGAAAAGGATtgagtgtaaggctaggttcacacaacatccaaaaaCGGCctgttttgatattttaaaaaacgtccgtttttgcctttattaactgacagcaatagcaatgcattgaagtcaatgggaggacgggcgtccaatgcacacaacacaTTAAAAACAGCCGTTTTTGCTGCCGTGAAAGCGGCCGTTTctgaatgcattgtgtgcattggatgtccatcctcccattgacttcaatgcattgctattgctgtcagttaaatcgcggcaaaagaggccgttttttttaacggacgttgtctgacgttgtgtgaacctagccttagggtcctattacacaaaactatgttgttgaaaggcaatgatccaccgacatgcacaatgtcggctgatcgttgtctttcagcatgttctaaatACATAATGACGATAGTGACAGTCTTCTGGCCAATGCtccatataataggcagcagaccGACATTCTTTTCTATGGGCCACCCAGCCCCCCCACTCCTCCCTGCttgatgtctgtgtgtgttattGCACAGACAGTAAGCGGAGAACAAcgagcgagtgctgacctgacaggttggcgctcacttgctccttaatatcaggccgtgtaataaggccctaagatcctgtatcctcctcagtCGACTTAAACAGCTGGCTGTTGCCTTTCCACGTACACAGCACCTTTGTCAGTAACACTAATTGTCTAACTTTTCTTAACTAAGGGAGAGACGCTGTGTGAGGAGCACAAGCGGCTCTATGTGTTGAGAGGCTTCTGCAGCAGTTACCTGTTTAAATAGCAATGCTGCTCTTCTCTAGCTGTGTGAGCTTTCATCTGGGAAAGTGGCCCTGTAAGACACTATTACTTTCCCTGTTGACTGGGTGCCCCCTGTCTTCAATAATAACTGTGTCTGGGCCTCCATCTGCCCACCACCCAGTTATTCCCTTGACACGAAGTAGTCATTATACTTTATCATCCAATGACATGACACGTCAATCAACATGAGGTGGTTGTTATAAGTGACCCCATCAAATAACAGGAGGTGGATATTATATTGTAGGTGACTATTAAATAACATAGGGACCTTATGACATAGGTGGAGGTGGTTATCATACTGTAGGTGACTTGTATTATCAAGTAATATGCAATGGTTATTGTAAATAACAAGTCATGATTGTTATTAATGAGTCTAACAATCAACATACTGTGGTTGTACCAGTAAGTTCActctgagtaaaacaggtggaattctgcgCTGAGCCCCCACTGCGGACTCTGCTCGGATTCCCATCTGCCTCACTGACTCAATGTGATCTCACGAGTGCCTCTGCTCTCCACGActctccgctaaaagaattgacatgtcaattcttcgagcGAAGAGTGGTGAAGAGCGGAGGCATGTGAGGCAttgcattgacacactgaggcaggcgggattctgagtgTTGTCTGCTGTGGGGGCTCAGCGCAGAATTCCGCCACTTCTGCTCAGTGTAGGCATACCCTTTCAGTCTAAATTGCTTGTACACTGACGACCTGTGTATAAACCACATATGATATGAGCTACTTCTACACAATTTGAGCTACTGCCTAGTTTTAGAATATAAAGAATAAGATTATTAAGGCAAAAATTAAAGTCAACATTATGTTGACATTGCAGTAAGTTCAGCAAACAATAGTGGGGAAGCGCAAAAATTAATGTAGAGTTCTGGCAGAAACCAATGTTTGCTTATATGCTCTGATTTAGAGGTGTGATGATTTTATGCAAATAAACCTGGAAATACATGTTATATAAAAGCTCCCTGCAGGGCTAATCTGTATGAACCCATAATGCTGATGTTAGACTTTGAGTTTTAAACATGCATTTGAAAACCTTCATACTTCTCTGGCTTCTTGTGCTGCTTCTCCCTCTCTGTTCATGTTCAGGTGAGTTTAGTATCAGTGTATACTTTTCCAAGTCTTAAAGTAACATACTATGTGTTGTTTTAACTCTTTGCAATTTATTTAGTAGGTAGGTGTATAAAAGATACGCTAGTTGTTCATGTTTTATGAAAATAGTCACAAATCCTTAAAATATAGACAGCTACTGTAGTTAAACAGTGTGTAGATCAGCCTGGCAGACTTAGCTctaattactgtgtgtgtatgtttcaGTCAGTCAGCAGTGTCTTGGTCAGTCAGTaacg from Dendropsophus ebraccatus isolate aDenEbr1 chromosome 1, aDenEbr1.pat, whole genome shotgun sequence includes these protein-coding regions:
- the LOC138783225 gene encoding hyaluronidase PH-20-like → MAKQKALPGTKSPLVAIWNAPTELCMRKYRIPIDLSLFEILGSTLPTATNQNITLFYTDRLGYYPYIDPVTGINYNGGIPQLNNIEQHLKKARKDILHYLSSATQKGLAVIDWEDWRPTWIRNWAPKAIYKKHSMDLAKQKDLALVERNVEFVARLQFESAAKSFMLNTLRLGKQLRPNYLWGFYLFPNCYNYDYKQNSHEYSGQCPHIEMLRNDKLRWLWKESTALFPNMYLETSLKSSTLGALYTRHRIQEAKRVSTLSKMDHSLPIYMYSRPVFTDQPDKYLTLLDLVNTIGESAALGVNGFIVWGSVNLTQSMNVCMDLNAFIINTLNPYIINVTLSTKLCSAVLCQNNGICFRKEWNKNTYLHLNGTNISIKRYRSSYKVSGSPTFEDLKYYTENFECHCYAGHKCKEPLNLRRIEPLNVCMAQNICLKLNKVLF